A single window of Aspergillus oryzae RIB40 DNA, chromosome 8 DNA harbors:
- a CDS encoding uncharacterized protein (predicted protein) translates to MGLIRFYTSLALISASAFLVRGQSDDLGLANGYTNLKTNNFDLQLVTDAQILASLKPSGSSFDFLPSDYLPYRAANGQYHIGDITFRYRAVGEKEWTAGDSSQARAVVKSLDANALAAADITSTLPSSSALQIVRQWLDVEGDLGLSFTLTNKGNSSVEIGSLGFPIESNSIFTNRTADEVTAQCSLVDPYIGRDAGYLQFSPTSGQGPTLIITPLVNTSTPFEAWRNLDEVSDTYTGYGSQTFEGFYEWQTHSKAYAEKEWAQVNPWNEPTARSLKPGESTTVGLRFSVVKDGVRGIQKAVQGTNTPLTIGTGYIVPRDLTAQLFVFHSANVSKVVSDNNAFDIARPSSNLVSLSPTQSAWGRTRVTITYADGKVQTVHYFITDTAPDVISKLGEFSTTAMWFDDEKDPFGRAPSVITYDEATKAQVLQEARVWIAGLMDEGGAIFLASTMKEHGLPNAAEVAKLEEFASKVLFGNIQNANFTVRKSVFYYDPDQLPSYEYSNNIDWGNWWSWNKDASYSTDRAYDYIHVIGAYWSLYRAGRDNPTLLKVHPWQWYLGQAYNTTVTCFATNSAGDGLVGYSRLGLMGETVVGELLADLQREGWTEEADAVEAAMKLRAEAWDRQSEPFGSEMAWDCTGQEGVYYWSKSDANGIALGLEWERPAVLGFHVRLSPASACPRLRSFSYAGKLQRIERMIHHYGSSLNALPLLAEFRQNPSDTYLLRVGYGGITGPLSNIREDGSMYNAFHSFPDTLKGDDYSGDYGPSFLGMMLGAGTYVVDDPDVGLIAYGGNLSVESDRVTVRPRDAVRRRVYVASMGVYVTISTGQIEEFSFSATQPNSLELDIVAGSSNTTTAIVWVENPGTTDAYAVTTSGEQTRGGVVVELSAGSVTVTVARQ, encoded by the exons ATGGGGTTGATACGCTTCTATACCTCGCTGGCACTGATCTCTGCCTCGGCCTTCCTCGTCCGGGGTCAGAGTGATGATTTAGGCCTCGCGAATGGTTATACTAATCTAAAGACCAACAATTTCGACCTCCAGCTCGTTACGGACGCCCAGATCCTAGCATCGCTCAAGCCATCCGGGTCATCATTTGACTTCTTACCGTCGGATTACTTGCCGTACCGAGCAGCCAACGGTCAGTACCATATTGGAGACATCACCTTTCGGTATCGCGCGGTgggggagaaagaatggacaGCCGGAGATTCCTCCCAGGCTCGGGCCGTGGTAAAGTCGCTTGACGCCAATGCGCTGGCCGCGGCCGATATAACATCAACGTTGCCGAGCAGCTCGGCTCTACAAATTGTTCGACAATGGTTGGACGTCGAAGGGGACTTGGGGCTGAGCTTCACCCTCACGAACAAGGGCAATAGTAGCGTAGAAATCGGTAGCCTGGGCTTCCCGATTGAGTCCAACAGTATCTTTACAAATCGCACGGCGGATGAAGTTACGGCGCAATGCTCCCTCGTGGACCCCTACATCGGGCGGGATGCTGGCTATCTACAATTCTCTCCAACCTCCGGGCAGGGTCCAACCTTGATTATCACCCCGTTGGTCAATACGAGTACCCCGTTCGAAGCCTGGCGCAACCTCGATGAGGTATCTGACACCTACACCGGGTACGGTAGCCAGACATTTGAAGGGTTCTATGAGTGGCAGACTCATTCAAAGGCATATGccgagaaggaatgggcTCAGGTGAATCCATGGAATGAACCAACCGCGCGCAGCCTCAAACCCGGTGAATCTACCACTGTGGGTCTTCGCTTCTCCGTGGTAAAGGATGGGGTGCGCGGAATCCAAAAGGCTGTCCAGGGGACAAATACCCCATTGACGATAGGAACAGGATACATCGTTCCCCGCGATCTGACGGCACAGCTTTTCGTCTTTCACTCGGCCAATGTGTCCAAGGTCGTATCCGACAACAATGCCTTCGACATTGCACGCCCTTCATCCAACcttgtttccctttcccccaCCCAATCAGCCTGGGGACGGACCAGAGTCACCATCACCTACGCGGACGGAAAAGTCCAGACGGTCCATTACTTCATCACGGACACTGCCCCGGATGTGATCTCCAAGTTGGGCGAATTCTCAACCACTGCCATGTGGTTTGACGACGAGAAGGACCCCTTTGGTCGGGCACCCTCTGTGATCACGTATGACGAGGCCACCAAAGCACAGGTTCTTCAAGAGGCGCGTGTTTGGATTGCTGGACTGATGGACGAAGGTGGCGCCATATTTCTCGCTTCCACGATGAAAGAGCACGGTCTTCCCAACGCCGCGGAGGTGGCGAAGCTGGAAGAGTTTGCGTCCAAAGTACTGTTTGGCAACATTCAAAACGCCAATTTCACGGTTCGTAAGAGCGTCTTCTACTACGATCCAGATCAACTTCCGAGTTATGAGTACAGCAACAATATCGACTGGGGAAATTGGTGGTCGTGGAATAAGGACGCTTCATACTCCACCGATCGTGCATATGACTATATCCACGTTATTGGCGCATACTGGTCATTGTATCGCGCCGGCCGCGACAACCCTACCCTTCTCAAGGTGCACCCATGGCAGTGGTATCTGGGCCAGGCGTACAATACGACCGTAACGTGCTTTGCGACAAACTCTGCCGGTGACGGCCTGGTAGGTTATTCGCGCCTGGGTCTAATGGGAGAGACCGTTGTCGGAGAGCTCCTGGCAGATCTGCAACGCGAAGGCTGGACCGAAGAGGCGGACGCAGTAGAAGCCGCCATGAAACTGCGCGCGGAAGCGTGGGACAGGCAATCGGAGCCCTTTGGAAGCGAAATGGCATGGGATTGCACGGGCCAGGAGGGCGTTTATTACTGGAGCAA GTCTGATGCCAACGGTATCGCATTGGGGCTGGAATGGGAACGCCCGGCGGTACTGGGATTTCATGTGAGACTCAGTCCAGCATCTGCCTGTCCAAGACTAAGATCCTTTAGCTATGCCGGGAAGCTCCAACGGATTGAACGCATGATCCATCATTATGGTTCCAGCCTCAACGCATTGCCCCTCCTCGCTGAGTTTCGACAAAACCCGAGCGACACCTATCTCCTCCGAGTTGGGTACGGTGGAATCACTGGCCCGTTAAGCAATATCCGGGAGGACGGCTCGATGTACAACGCGTTCCACTCATTTCCCGATACTCTCAAGGGCGATGACTATTCCGGCGACTATGGTCCTAGCTTCCTTGGAATGATGCTGGGTGCCGGTACATACGTCGTCGACGACCCTGACGTCGGTCTCATAGCGTACGGTGGCAATCTGTCCGTGGAGAGCGACAGGGTGACAGTGCGACCGCGTGATGCCGTCCGGCGACGTGTATATGTTGCGTCGATGGGTGTTTACGTCACGATAAGTACCGGCCAGATCGAAGAGTTCTCATTTTCCGCCACTCAGCCAAACTCTCTTGAACTGGATATTGTCGCAGGATCATCCAATACGACCACGGCGATTGTATGGGTTGAGAACCCTGGTACAACAGACGCGTATGCAGTAACAACCAGCGGGGAACAGACGAGGGGAGGTGTGGTGGTTGAGCTATCGGCTGGCTCCGTGACTGTCACAGTAGCCAGGCAGTAG
- a CDS encoding uncharacterized protein (predicted protein): MIVFGGGKQDKDVPPENLLKIVTLLFVIEFVYIFCQWLIKMSFLTFYLRVLSISPLYKKTVYGVMVFTSAQTLAVLLFYGLQCLPLDAFFHPEAHPDAKCIPTAVTLYFPASMNVLTDLLIYILPIYPLWTLQMSARRRVGLIVCFTVGGSTIIVSLLRFIVLVQLASGSRTFYVYGSVAIVTTIELCTAIMTANMPSLRSVWRTHVSGTLYGSSGRKPSSYELGTTSRARGNRKMIKSSIVQRLKQGATNVSHADSEEELCRNGGDIVVSTQVNVSSVADPSVNSPQLPPSYYKPSEYNSLSLDSISSYAANA; the protein is encoded by the exons ATGATCGTGTTCGGGGGAGGAAA GCAGGATAAAGACGTTCCACCTGAAAACTTGCTAAAGATTGTGACG cttctcttcgtcatcgAATTCGTCTATATCTTCTGCCAATGGCTGATCAAGATGTCTTTTCTGACCTTCTATCTTCGAGTACTGAGTATCTCACCATTGTACAAAAAGACCGTGTATGGAGTGATGGTCTTTACCTCGGCGCAGACCTTGGCCGTCCTGCTCTTTTACGGTCTGCAATGTCTCCCGCTGGATGCCTTCTTCCACCCCGAGGCCCATCCGGATGCGAAATGCATTCCCACGGCGGTGACGCTGTACTTTCCTGCAAGCATG AACGTCTTAACCGATCTTCTCATTTACATTCTGCCGATCTATCCCTTATGGACTTTACAAATGTCTGCACGCCGACGAGTGGGATTGATTGTCTGTTTCACTGTCGGTGGTAGCACTATTATAGTGTCCCTTCTCCGCTTCATCGTACTTGTGCAGCTGGCCAGTGGCTCCAGGACCTTTTATGTCTACGGCTCCGTTGCGATCGTCACAACAATTGAGCTTTGCACGGCGATTATGACAGCCAACATGCCCTCCCTCCGATCGGTCTGGAGGACACATGTTTCAGGAACCTTGTACGGCTCGAGCGGTCGGAAGCCGTCTTCGTACGAACTGGGAACGACTTCAAGAGCCCGCGGCAATCGGAAAATGATCAAAAGCAGCATCGTCCAGAGACTGAAACAAGGCGCTACCAACGTTTCACACGCAGactcggaggaggagctttgCCGCAATGGTGGGGACATTGTTGTCAGCACTCAGGTCAATGTGAGCAGTGTCGCAGATCCCAGTGTGAATAGTCCGCAACTACCGCCTTCATACTACAAGCCCAG CGAGTACAACTCATTAAGCCTTGATTCCATCAGTTCCTACGCTGCAAACGCTTAG
- the fmaF gene encoding Fe(2+)/2-oxoglutarate-dependent oxygenase fmaF (predicted protein): MATSTVSAQQLTEAKAKFKQDGWAVVPNVIDPEKTKEVVDRLWKAKEESERRGDPTYLDWLDPNSSNVRIFYLMELDPIFRELISHPVAVEMVQSALGQNFLVSNFTANIALPGSKSMGLHSDLSLQCPDPWLSTWGLNVIWCLHDVYYENGATLYIPGSHHWKTKAEVPPEEEARKLLVPFEAKAGSIIVMDGRLWHTSGCNVTQDKERALLFGAYNAPFLRGQVNWGVGLSEETKKTLSPQLREWLGVNRDGNLGVVTGVNDVFAEGAPPPAQA; the protein is encoded by the coding sequence ATGGCGACCAGTACGGTGAGTGCTCAACAGCTCACAGAAGCCAAGGCCAAATTCAAACAGGACGGATGGGCCGTCGTCCCTAATGTGATCGATCCCGAAAAAACAAAGGAGGTCGTCGATCGGCTTTggaaggcaaaggaagagagtgaacGACGAGGCGATCCGACCTATCTCGACTGGCTAGATCCCAACTCCAGCAATGTCCGTATCTTCTACCTGATGGAACTGGACCCCATCTTCCGCGAGCTCATCTCGCACCCTGTTGCTGTGGAGATGGTTCAATCCGCATTAGGACAAAACTTCCTTGTTTCTAATTTCACAGCGAACATTGCACTGCCCGGATCCAAATCCATGGGTTTACACTCCGATCTCTCCCTACAGTGCCCCGATCCTTGGTTGTCGACCTGGGGGTTGAACGTGATTTGGTGTCTGCATGACGTTTACTACGAAAACGGCGCCACCTTGTACATCCCCGGTAGTCATCATTGGAAGACTAAGGCGGAGGTACCCcctgaggaggaggcgagaAAGCTCCTGGTGCCGTTCGAGGCCAAGGCTGGATCGATCATCGTGATGGACGGGCGTCTCTGGCACACGTCCGGTTGTAATGTCACTCAGGATAAAGAGCGGGCGCTGTTGTTCGGGGCTTACAATGCCCCTTTCTTGAGAGGTCAGGTGAATTGGGGCGTTGGGCTGTCGgaggaaacgaagaagaccCTGAGTCCTCAGCTCCGGGAATGGCTGGGAGTGAATCGGGATGGCAATCTTGGGGTGGTGACAGGCGTCAATGATGTCTTTGCTGAGGGTGCTCCTCCTCCTGCCCAGGCGTGA